The Mycteria americana isolate JAX WOST 10 ecotype Jacksonville Zoo and Gardens chromosome 25, USCA_MyAme_1.0, whole genome shotgun sequence genome includes a window with the following:
- the LOC142420746 gene encoding uncharacterized protein LOC142420746, translating to MEEAHLLDFLGGTSERYSSGLSLSFRGRGEDNWVKRAHSAAEAGTEGRQHEETPFESPELPLPTSEEHRQTGQKGQFVFGLNSRRKLEASVAKGKEKEENREAGRATLPKLPQEQAGRGSNKMWRAQLPQEEEDGLSSPEITSDTEEGLQMAEAWIQARRQFRTELESLGDIEKWLAQKPSLSNQEKRCWQRIKARRADRRAAVKSAVTDSLDRSPPKSSQPRKKGTIPLICAPYPQALVTLHSLLHKQKLRMVDVFRKAGMDGRKIKRADFVTVIKETKVPISDRDLEDVVIFLTSPKPGNFISPEDLVDCQKQWLEMKKGQSQETKTGVEAQFQKATCRPATDPPSAGDTARQMKPHAPTKPERKLIHLDVPPVNAEPERRHLSCDEMEEIGKLLRERRRWEKNKDSPIERKEKCRMVRSGDGPVDEHCLPSTVEADLGELVDRYRRNAVRSYLKSSRLCKERDVHITDPTLQKALLHPGDKIIKEGEDIRKIRQPGGYYSAGRADAPSPGSTSRPGTASGSQAKEMENRFVQRGLKISPLLLPPLCITPLCSVPTVSEAVPRYWSEPLGRCKGAASESEEVDPLLSYTATPVFYLSHCVAVVPLNTLWCLAGASQTSIFRGISCKSQVTITSGQVISWTSYAFTFLKSSMTGHTPCSAMFIQPGPPTMASKALTAASSSASQDTRPLEALPSRRPVPPEALLQAAGDVCTAL from the exons ATGGAAGAAGCTCATCTCCTTGATTTCCTCGGTGGCACATCCGAGCGTTACAGCTCAGGGCTATCCCTGTCTTTCCggggaagaggggaggacaaCTGGGTGAAGAGAGCTCACTCTGCTGCCGAAGCAG GCACAGAAGGAAGGCAGCACGAAGAAACTCCTTTCGAGAGCCCTGAATTGCCATTGCCTACTTCTGAAGaacacaggcagacaggacag AAAGGACAGTTTGTATTTGGACTGAACAGTAGAAGAAAACTGGAGGCATCCGTggccaaagggaaggagaaggaagagaacagagaagcaggaagggcCACCTTGCCAAAACTGCCTCAAGAGCAAGCTGGGAGAGGAAGCAACAAGATGTGGAGGGCCCAG ctgCCCCAGGAGGAAGAAGACGGCCTCAGCTCCCCAGAGATCACCTCCGATACAGAAGAGGGCCTACAAATGGCGGAGGCTTGGATTCAGGCGAGGAGGCAGTTTCGAACTGAGCTGGAAAGCTTAGGGGACATTGAAAAATGGCTGGCTCAAAAACCTTCCCTCagcaatcaagaaaaaagatgctggcaAAGAATAAAGGCACGCAGAGCAGACAGGAGGGCTGCTGTCAAATCAGCCGTGACCGACAGCCTGGAC cGCTCACCACCAAAGAGCAGCCAGCCCCGGAAGAAGGGTACCATTCCCCTTATTTGTGCACCATACCCCCAGGCTCTAGTCACGCTGCATAGCCTCCTGCACAAACAGAAGCTGAGGATGGTGGACGTATTCAGGAAGGCTGGTATGGACGGGAGGAAGATCAAGAGAGCAGACTTCGTCACAGTCATCAAGGAG ACCAAAGTTCCCATCAGCGACAGGGATCTGGAGGACGTGGTCATCTTCTTGACTTCCCCAAAACCGGGGAATTTTATAAGCCCCGAAGACCTGGTTGACTgtcaaaagcagtggctggaaatgaagaaaggacaaTCCCAAGAGACCAAAACAG GTGTAGAAGCTCAGTTCCAGAAAGCCACCTGCAGACCTGCCACTGATCCACCTTCTGCTGGGGACACAGCCAGACAGATGAAGCCTCATGCTCCTACCAAgcctgaaagaaaattaatacacTTGGACGTTCCACCAGTCAATGCCGAGCCAGAACGACGACATCTGAGCTGTGATGAAATGGAAGAGATTGGAAAACTCTTAAGAGAGAGGAGGCGGTGGGAGAAG aacaaagacagcCCGATAGAACGGAAAGAAAAGTGCCGGATGGTGAGATCTGGGGATGGCCCCGTTGACGAGCACTGCCTGCCCTCAACTGTAGAGGCTGACTTGGGAGAACTGGTTGACCGATACCGCAGGAATGCCGTCAGGAGCTATCTGAAGAGCTCCAGGCTGTGCAAAGAGCGCGATGTTCACATCACCGACCCAACGCTGCAGAAAG CCCTGCTGCATCCAGGAGACAAGATCATCAAGGAGGGAGAAGACATAAGGAAGATCAGGCAGCCTGGAGGATACTACAGCGCAGGACGTGCTGATGCTCCATCGCCTGGGAGCACCTCCAGACCAGGAACTGCATCTGGAAGCCAGGCCAAGGAGATGGAAAATAGGTTTGTTCAAAGAGGACTTAAGAtcagtcccctcctgctgcccccgctGTGCATCACCCCTCTGTGCTCAGTGCCCACGGTGTCAGAGGCAGTACCAAGGTACTGGAGTGAACCATTAGGACGCTGCAAGGGAGCAGCGAGCGAGAGCGAAGAGGTGGATCCTCTTCTCAGCTACACGGCCACTCCTGTGTTTTACCTAAGTCATTGCGTTGCAGTGGTGCCGCTGAACACTTTGTGGTGCCTGGCGGGAGCCTCGCAGACTA GCATCTTCAGGGGAATAAGCTGCAAAAGTCAAGTGACAATAACTTCTGGCCAGGTCATCTCCTGGACAAGCTATGCCTTTACTTTCCTGAAAAGCAGCATGACAGGGCACACGCCTTGTTCAGCTATGTTCATCCAACCAGGCCCGCCTACCATGGCATCTAAAGCCCTGACTGCGGCTAGCTCCTCAGCGAGCCAGGACACTCGGCCTCTGGAGGCACTGCCTTCAAGAAGACCCGTTCCACCTGAAGCTCTTCTccaagcagcaggagatgtgTGCACAGCGTTGTGA
- the LOC142420748 gene encoding uncharacterized protein LOC142420748 — MEEAHLLDFLGGTSERYSSGLSLSFRGRGEDNWVKRAHSAAEAGTEGRQHEETPFESPELPLPTSEEHRQTGQKGQFVFGLNSRRKLEASVAKGKEKEENREAGRATLPKLPQEQAGRGSDKMWRAQLPQEEEDGLSSPEITSDTEEGLQMAEAWIQARRQFRTELESLGDIEKWLAQKPSLSNQEKRCWQRIKARRADRRAAVKSAVTDSLDRSPPKSSQPRKKGTIPLICAPYPQALVTLHSLLHKQKLRMVDVFRKAGMDGRKIKRADFVTVIKETKVPISDRDLEDVVIFLTSPKPGNFISPEDLVDCQKQWLEMKKGQSQETKTGVEAQFQKATCRPATDPPSAGDTARQMKPHAPTKPERKLIHLDVPPVNAEPERRHLSCDEMEEIGKLLRERRRWEKNKDSPIERKEKCRMVRSGDGPVDEHCLPSTVEADLGELVDRYRRNAVRSYLKSSRLCKERDVHITDPTLQKALLHPGDKIIKEGEDIRKIRQPGGYYSAGRADAPSPGSTSRPGTASGSQAKEMENRFVQRGLKISPLLLPPLCITPLCSVPTVSEAVPRYWSEPLGRCKGAASESEEVDPLLSYTATPVFYLSHCVAVVPLNTLWCLAGASQTSIFRGISCKSQVTITSGQVISWTSYAFTFLKSSMTGHTPCSAMFIQPGPPTMASKALTAASSSASQDTRPLEALPSRRPVPPEALLQAAGDVCTAL; from the exons ATGGAAGAAGCTCATCTCCTTGATTTCCTCGGTGGCACATCCGAGCGTTACAGCTCAGGGCTATCCCTGTCTTTCCggggaagaggggaggacaaCTGGGTGAAGAGAGCTCACTCTGCTGCCGAAGCAG GCACAGAAGGAAGGCAGCACGAAGAAACTCCTTTCGAGAGCCCTGAATTGCCATTGCCTACTTCTGAAGaacacaggcagacaggacag AAAGGACAGTTTGTATTTGGACTGAACAGTAGAAGAAAACTGGAGGCATCCGTggccaaagggaaggagaaggaagagaacagagaagcaggaagggcCACCTTGCCAAAACTGCCTCAAGAGCAAGCTGGGAGAGGAAGCGACAAGATGTGGAGGGCCCAG ctgCCCCAGGAGGAAGAAGACGGCCTCAGCTCCCCAGAGATCACCTCCGATACAGAAGAGGGCCTACAAATGGCGGAGGCTTGGATTCAGGCGAGGAGGCAGTTTCGAACTGAGCTGGAAAGCTTAGGGGACATTGAAAAATGGCTGGCTCAAAAACCTTCCCTCagcaatcaagaaaaaagatgctggcaAAGAATAAAGGCACGCAGAGCAGACAGGAGGGCTGCTGTCAAATCAGCCGTGACCGACAGCCTGGAC cGCTCACCACCAAAGAGCAGCCAGCCCCGGAAGAAGGGTACCATTCCCCTTATTTGTGCACCATACCCCCAGGCTCTAGTCACGCTGCATAGCCTCCTGCACAAACAGAAGCTGAGGATGGTGGACGTATTCAGGAAGGCTGGTATGGACGGGAGGAAGATCAAGAGAGCAGACTTCGTCACAGTCATCAAGGAG ACCAAAGTTCCCATCAGCGACAGGGATCTGGAGGACGTGGTCATCTTCTTGACTTCCCCAAAACCGGGGAATTTTATAAGCCCCGAAGACCTGGTTGACTgtcaaaagcagtggctggaaatgaagaaaggacaaTCCCAAGAGACCAAAACAG GTGTAGAAGCTCAGTTCCAGAAAGCCACCTGCAGACCTGCCACTGATCCACCTTCTGCTGGGGACACAGCCAGACAGATGAAGCCTCATGCTCCTACCAAgcctgaaagaaaattaatacacTTGGACGTTCCACCAGTCAATGCCGAGCCAGAACGACGACATCTGAGCTGTGATGAAATGGAAGAGATTGGAAAACTCTTAAGAGAGAGGAGGCGGTGGGAGAAG aacaaagacagcCCGATAGAACGGAAAGAAAAGTGCCGGATGGTGAGATCTGGGGATGGCCCCGTTGACGAGCACTGCCTGCCCTCAACTGTAGAGGCTGACTTGGGAGAACTGGTTGACCGATACCGCAGGAATGCCGTCAGGAGCTATCTGAAGAGCTCCAGGCTGTGCAAAGAGCGCGATGTTCACATCACCGACCCAACGCTGCAGAAAG CCCTGCTGCATCCAGGAGACAAGATCATCAAGGAGGGAGAAGACATAAGGAAGATCAGGCAGCCTGGAGGATACTACAGCGCAGGACGTGCTGATGCTCCATCGCCTGGGAGCACCTCCAGACCAGGAACTGCATCTGGAAGCCAGGCCAAGGAGATGGAAAATAGGTTTGTTCAAAGAGGACTTAAGAtcagtcccctcctgctgcccccgctGTGCATCACCCCTCTGTGCTCAGTGCCCACGGTGTCAGAGGCAGTACCAAGGTACTGGAGTGAACCATTAGGACGCTGCAAGGGAGCAGCGAGCGAGAGCGAAGAGGTGGATCCTCTTCTCAGCTACACGGCCACTCCTGTGTTTTACCTAAGTCATTGCGTTGCAGTGGTGCCGCTGAACACTTTGTGGTGCCTGGCGGGAGCCTCGCAGACTA GCATCTTCAGGGGAATAAGCTGCAAAAGTCAAGTGACAATAACTTCTGGCCAGGTCATCTCCTGGACAAGCTATGCCTTTACTTTCCTGAAAAGCAGCATGACAGGGCACACGCCTTGTTCAGCTATGTTCATCCAACCAGGCCCGCCTACCATGGCATCTAAAGCCCTGACTGCGGCTAGCTCCTCAGCGAGCCAGGACACTCGGCCTCTGGAGGCACTGCCTTCAAGAAGACCCGTTCCACCTGAAGCTCTTCTccaagcagcaggagatgtgTGCACAGCGTTGTGA